TCTGCTACACCTAAACTTATTGTTAGTTTTGGAATATCTTTGAACTTATGTTGTTCAATATTTTGTCTTATTCTTTGAGCTATGTAAAAGGCATCTTCTATATTTGTATTTGGTAGTAGTATTAAAAACTCTTCCCCACCAATTCTAGCAAAAGTATCATTTTCTCTTAAGTCTTTTTCAACAACTCTACAAGTCTCATTGAGTACATAATCACCAACATCATGCCCATAAGTATCATTTACATTTTTAAAATGGTCTAAGTCAAACATTATTAAACTAAAAATTGTTTTATCTGATTTTAATTTTTCTAATTGTTGATTAAAAATATTAAAAAAATAGTACCTATTGTATATTTTTGTTAAATCATCAATAGATGCTAAATCTTTCATTTTTTTGTATGCAGTTTTTAGTTTATTTGTACGATTCTCAACTTTAATTTCAAGTTCACTATTTAATTTTTGAAGTTCAATAGATTTATCTTTTAATGAACTATGTAAAATATTAAAAGCATTTAAAAGCATTTTTGAAATTATATAAGATATAATAAAAGATAAAATAGTAAAAAAAATAGCTAAAGATAGAGTAACATTTATATTTTTATCATGTTCTTTTAGTTCTATATCTCTTTGGTTTTCTACAATTTTATTAATATCTTCTAAATAGAAACCACTTCCAATAACTAAATCACTATTTGGTAGTTGTCTTACAAAAGATACTTTATCTTCTATTAAATTTGTACTTGGATTTAACCACTTGTACGTTACAAATCTATCTGCAGATGAGTTTTGTGTTATTATTTTTACTACATTATTGTAGTTTTCATTATCTACAATATATAGATTCTGACCCTCTAAATGGCTTAAAAATGAGTGAACAATCACATCACCTTTTGTATTAAAGATAAAATAGTAATCACTAGCTGTATTATTTATATTTTTTATCAGGTTTAAGAAGGATTTATAGGCTTTCTCTTTATTTTCAGTCAAAAATACTTGATTTTCAAATATTTGAGTAGCAATTTGGATATTTGTTTTTACTAAACTTTTTTGTTTATCTATTAAATCTTTTTTATAGATTTCAAAATTACTATTAAGTGTAGATTTATAACCAGTTATTATTAGATAAAAAACTAAAAAAACAACTAAAGGAATAAAAATCATAGGAGCATATTTTATAAAGTTAACTAACTTTTTTTCCATATTAACTACTTTTGTAAAAGATAAAAGTATTATATCACAAAAGATTAATATACTTAAATTAAAGCCCACTCATAAAATACAATTGCTTCAATATTTATTTTTTTATTATCAATTTTTTGATTATTTGAAATAGTAATAATCTCTATTTTCTCTATATTTAGTTCTAAAGCATTTTTTATAATTTTTTTTAGTAAATTTGAATTTAAATCAATATTAAAAAAAGGAATACAAACAATCGCTAAATTATCCTCTTTTATATAAAAATCAATGTTATCAAGATAATAAATAGTTTTTTTTTCTTTTAAAAGTTCCAAAAAAATCATATTTGCAAACTCTTGTTTAAATTTTTTTGAAAAACTAATAGCACCTAAAAAAGCATAATTATAAGAGTATATTTTTTTTAAACTCTTCTCTTGATTATATTTTCCTACAAAAAAAATAGAGTTTTTATCTTCTAGTTCTTTGCACTCTTCATAAAATCTATCTTTTGATATTTTAATTTTTGATTTTAGTTGATTAAATAGTTGAAAAATTGATTTTTTTTCATCAATATTCTCTATTAATATTTTTAAAATCTCATAACTTGTGTCATCTTTTGAGTTCATTTTTATAATATCTTGGAGTTTTGATATTTTTTTATGTTCTTCCGTGTTTATAGAAAGTGGTAAATTCCCATATTTTAAAAAATTATTAAAACTTTGAGTAATATTTTGATGTTTGTTATCAAACAAAAGATACTCTTCAAAATCAAGGGCAAAAAGTTCTATTTTTTTGAAATTTTTGTATTCAATACTTTTTTGGGAAGTTAAAATAATATTTTCACAATTTGGAATTTTACATTGATTATTAAAATTTTCTAAGACTAAAACTTTTATATCTTTTAAAGATATAAAATCATCTAATAAGCTTAACTCTTTATCTATGTTACTATTTCTTAAATCAAAAAAGTCAATATATAAATACTCTTCATTTTTAAAGTTACTTAAAAAATCATATACTAGATAAGATTTTCCAACTTTTGAAGCTCCACATATGATAGTCTTTTTATTTTCTATCTTTGTTTTTCTCTCCAAAAAATTTACTTTGGAAAAATTTATTTCATAGTTTTCTTCAAGTAATTTCATTTTTTACTCAAAACTATAGCCTCTTTTATCGCATTTATATAGCTTTTTGTATTTGGATTTTTATTTTTATATGCTATATCAAAAGCTGTTCCATGATCTACACTAGTTCTTATAATTGGAAGATTCAAACTAACATTAATGCTTTCATCAAAATATAAGGCTTTTAAAGGAGCTAAACCTTGATCATGATACATGGCTATAAAATATTTATAGTTTTTTCTATTATTTGGTGAAAAAGCAGTATCAGGTACAAGTGGATTTGAGAAAATATCTTCACCTAAAATTTTATTTGCTTTTTTTATAGCTTTTTGTATTTTTTTCTCTTCTTTCCCAAGAACTCCACCATCTCCTGCATGTGGATTTAGTGCTAGAACGGCTACTTTTTTTGCATTTGTACAAGAGTGAAAATTTTTGAAAAAATTAATAAGTTTTTTTGTTTTTATACTTTTTGCAACATCTTTTAAAGCAATATGTTCTGTAAACAAAGCTACATACATCTTTTGACAGCCTAACATCATAATTGCTTCTTTGTTATAAAAGTCTCTTAAAACTTCTGTATGACCTTTGTACTTTAACTTAGCTTTTCCCCATGATTCTTTGTTTATTGGTAAAGTACAAATTGCATCTACACTTTTTATATTTGCAAGATTTATTGCATCCATAAAAGATAGATATGAAAAAATACCAGATTCTTTTGTAGTTTTTGAAGGTAATATTTCAAAGTCACCAAAAGTCTCATGTAGCATAAAATCATTAGGAATAGGAACTTCTAAAAGCATAGAAGCTTGCTCAAGCATTTGGCGATTTATACAATATATAGGTTGGCAAATCTCTTTTATAGTATCGTGAGATTTTAATGCAATTTCTACACCAATACCATTTAAATCTCCAATACTAATAGCAATTTTAGGAAGATTTTTCATTTTGAAATAAGATTTTTCATCTCAACTATTGCAGATGATAATCCTGTAAAAACAGATCTTGCAATAATACTTTGACCTATATTTAACTCAATAATATCTTTTATTTCACAAATATTTCTTACATTTTGATAATTTAATCCATGACCAGCCGCGACTTTTAAGCCTAAATTTACAGCATAGCTCGAAGACATTTTGATATTTTCTAAACTATGTTCTAATTTTTCTTTAAGTTTTTCTTTTGGAAGTTCTAACTCTTTAATTGAGTGTTGAGTAAATCTTAAATTTGTATTTAACATTGCATAGATATTTGCATAAGTTCCTGTGTGAAGCTCTACCCAAGAAGCTCCTAACATATTTGAAAGTTCTATTGATTTTAAAGTAGGGTCTATAAAAAGTGAAACTTCAATATCATTTGATTTTAATTGTTCTATTGTACGGCTAATTTTTTGAAAATTATTTTCTAAATCAAGACCACCCTCAGTTGTTACTTCTGCTCTATTTTCAGGTACTAAAGTTACTCTATATGGTTTTAGATTACAAACAATATCTATAATATCACTATTGATAGAACACTCTAAATTAACAGGAAGTGATGATTGTTCTATTATAGCTTTTGCATCTAAATCGTGTATGTGTCTTCTATCCTCTCTTAAATGAATAGTTATTTGATCTGCTCCACTTAATTTGCAAATACTAACAGCATCTAGTGGGTTTGGGTCATTTATTTTTCTAGCCTCTCTTAGAGTTGCTATGTGGTCGATATTTACACCTAAAAGCATAATTACTCCTTTTTTACTTTTTATTTATAATAAATCTTTTAAAGTTGCAATATTTGCTGCTAATTTATTGTGAACTTCTAAATACTCATCTTCATTTATAGAGTCTGCAACTATTCCAGCTCCTGATTGGAAAATTATTTTATCTTTTGTTAAAAGCGAAGTTCTAATAGTTATTGCACTATCCATATTACCATCAAAACCGAAGTAAGCTATACTTCCAGAGTAAAAATTTCTTTTGATTTTTTCAAAATTTGCTATTAATTCCATAGCTCTTATTTTTGGAGCTCCAGTCATTGTTCCAGCTGTAAATGTTGCCATAAATAGGTCAAACATATCATATTTTTCATCTAAAACTGCTTCAACATCTGAAACTATATGCATAACATGAGAGTATCTCTCTATTCTCATAAGTTCTGTTACTTTTACACTTCCAGCACGTGCAACTCTTCCAACATCATTTCTTCCTAAATCAACAAGCATAAGATGTTCTGCTCTCTCTTTTTTATCGTTGATTAGTTCGTTTTCCATCTCTAAATCTTTTTCTAAAGTAGAACCTCTTTTTCTTGTTCCTGCTATTGGTCTTAAAAGTAGGTGACCATCTACTAATCTAATCATAACCTCTGGGCTACTTCCTGCAATACTAAAATCTTCAAATTCTAATAAAAATAGGTATGGACTAGGATTTTTACTTCTTAATGCTCTATAAAATGATAAGCTATCAACTACTGCTTGTTGAGTAAATCTATTTGAGATTAAAATCTGGAATATATCTCCTGCTCTTATCATCTCTTTTGATTTTTCAACTATAGAAAAGAACTCTTCTTTAGTAAAGTTAAATTTTCCATTATCTATCAATTTTGCTTTTTTTAGTGGAGTATAAATATATGGCTTTAAAAGCTCTTTTTCTATATTTTCAATCTCATTTTTCAAATCATTCATTGAAGTAAGAATAACTAACTTTGAAGTTTTATGAGAAAATGCCAATATTATCTTTGGTCTTATTAAGTCTAAGTCAGGAATATTTAACTCATCTTGTAAAGAGTTCATCGAAGCTTTGAGCCTTGGTTCAAACTCTTTTCCCATATCATAACCAACATTTCCAATAAACCCATCAATCAGCCCAATTCCTAGCTCTTTTGATTTCTCTTTATATATATTTTTTTCAAAATTCTTATAATATTTTTTTAAAAATAATAGAGGATTGTTATCTACTTTTTCTATTGTTCCAATTTCATTTTTAAAAAAACATTCATTGTTTTTATACCAAATTCTCTCTCTTGCTCCAATTATTATATATGAAAAATTTCCATCATTACTTGAGCTTATACTACTTTCAAACAAAAAACTAAGCTCTTTTGGATAAAGAGCTTTTGTTTTTTCATAAATAGAAACCGGTGTAAATTGATCTAAAAATAGAGTTTTACTATAAAAATTCATAAATATCTACTAATAATTTACTATAAAAGTATTTTGAATAT
Above is a genomic segment from Aliarcobacter cryaerophilus containing:
- a CDS encoding sensor domain-containing diguanylate cyclase; the protein is MEKKLVNFIKYAPMIFIPLVVFLVFYLIITGYKSTLNSNFEIYKKDLIDKQKSLVKTNIQIATQIFENQVFLTENKEKAYKSFLNLIKNINNTASDYYFIFNTKGDVIVHSFLSHLEGQNLYIVDNENYNNVVKIITQNSSADRFVTYKWLNPSTNLIEDKVSFVRQLPNSDLVIGSGFYLEDINKIVENQRDIELKEHDKNINVTLSLAIFFTILSFIISYIISKMLLNAFNILHSSLKDKSIELQKLNSELEIKVENRTNKLKTAYKKMKDLASIDDLTKIYNRYYFFNIFNQQLEKLKSDKTIFSLIMFDLDHFKNVNDTYGHDVGDYVLNETCRVVEKDLRENDTFARIGGEEFLILLPNTNIEDAFYIAQRIRQNIEQHKFKDIPKLTISLGVAEANEPILSTELLKKVDLALYKAKKEGRNRVIAFKN
- a CDS encoding ATP-binding protein, giving the protein MKLLEENYEINFSKVNFLERKTKIENKKTIICGASKVGKSYLVYDFLSNFKNEEYLYIDFFDLRNSNIDKELSLLDDFISLKDIKVLVLENFNNQCKIPNCENIILTSQKSIEYKNFKKIELFALDFEEYLLFDNKHQNITQSFNNFLKYGNLPLSINTEEHKKISKLQDIIKMNSKDDTSYEILKILIENIDEKKSIFQLFNQLKSKIKISKDRFYEECKELEDKNSIFFVGKYNQEKSLKKIYSYNYAFLGAISFSKKFKQEFANMIFLELLKEKKTIYYLDNIDFYIKEDNLAIVCIPFFNIDLNSNLLKKIIKNALELNIEKIEIITISNNQKIDNKKINIEAIVFYEWALI
- the pdxA gene encoding 4-hydroxythreonine-4-phosphate dehydrogenase, whose amino-acid sequence is MKNLPKIAISIGDLNGIGVEIALKSHDTIKEICQPIYCINRQMLEQASMLLEVPIPNDFMLHETFGDFEILPSKTTKESGIFSYLSFMDAINLANIKSVDAICTLPINKESWGKAKLKYKGHTEVLRDFYNKEAIMMLGCQKMYVALFTEHIALKDVAKSIKTKKLINFFKNFHSCTNAKKVAVLALNPHAGDGGVLGKEEKKIQKAIKKANKILGEDIFSNPLVPDTAFSPNNRKNYKYFIAMYHDQGLAPLKALYFDESINVSLNLPIIRTSVDHGTAFDIAYKNKNPNTKSYINAIKEAIVLSKK
- a CDS encoding pyridoxine 5'-phosphate synthase, whose protein sequence is MLLGVNIDHIATLREARKINDPNPLDAVSICKLSGADQITIHLREDRRHIHDLDAKAIIEQSSLPVNLECSINSDIIDIVCNLKPYRVTLVPENRAEVTTEGGLDLENNFQKISRTIEQLKSNDIEVSLFIDPTLKSIELSNMLGASWVELHTGTYANIYAMLNTNLRFTQHSIKELELPKEKLKEKLEHSLENIKMSSSYAVNLGLKVAAGHGLNYQNVRNICEIKDIIELNIGQSIIARSVFTGLSSAIVEMKNLISK
- a CDS encoding anthranilate synthase component I family protein, with translation MNFYSKTLFLDQFTPVSIYEKTKALYPKELSFLFESSISSSNDGNFSYIIIGARERIWYKNNECFFKNEIGTIEKVDNNPLLFLKKYYKNFEKNIYKEKSKELGIGLIDGFIGNVGYDMGKEFEPRLKASMNSLQDELNIPDLDLIRPKIILAFSHKTSKLVILTSMNDLKNEIENIEKELLKPYIYTPLKKAKLIDNGKFNFTKEEFFSIVEKSKEMIRAGDIFQILISNRFTQQAVVDSLSFYRALRSKNPSPYLFLLEFEDFSIAGSSPEVMIRLVDGHLLLRPIAGTRKRGSTLEKDLEMENELINDKKERAEHLMLVDLGRNDVGRVARAGSVKVTELMRIERYSHVMHIVSDVEAVLDEKYDMFDLFMATFTAGTMTGAPKIRAMELIANFEKIKRNFYSGSIAYFGFDGNMDSAITIRTSLLTKDKIIFQSGAGIVADSINEDEYLEVHNKLAANIATLKDLL